In Setaria viridis chromosome 5, Setaria_viridis_v4.0, whole genome shotgun sequence, the genomic stretch ATATAACATCATATACTTACATATGGAAAGAGTGGTAGACAACAGAATCTATGATCATGAGCATAAAGACTTAATTTGTTTCTCTTGTCTGTTAAATAGAACTTCTACAATATCTATGGAGGAGCCCAGTACCCATTTTATGGAGGAGCAGCAGCTGGCATGGTGACTGGAACAAGTCCCTTTTATCCATATTTCCAGTTTGGGCAGTCAGGAAACACTACAACCAACTATACATCTGGACAAGGCTACAACTTGCAATACCCACAGATGTTCCACTTCTCTACTGTATCCTCTACAGCTGCAGCTGTAACAGGCTTTGCTCAGCAGTTTGGAGGACCATTGTCACTAGCAGCGAGCCCTCAAGCCCAAGCAGGTATTTCTAGCTATTCTTGATATCCACTTAGAAACATTATAAGACTCAAAAGTTGAACCCACCGGTGCATTTGTCATCCTAGCTTAATGTAGCGCTCAATGCAAATTCCACACATTGTTATAATAGTCTACCAGCATTGATTTGTCAATCTGTCAGGTTACAGTACATGAATGTAAACCAGTGTGCATGCATTTAAAACAGTAGAAAGTATGATAATAACTTCATCAGTATGCATGCATTAGTTTGCTAAGAAACTCACTCACCATGTTCTCAAGATTACTTGAACAATTTCTTTCTGTTCAGTTGTACTAATATCTTGACAGTGTGTGTCCCCATTAAACAGGCATGACTATGGCACTCACAGCTCCAACACTGCCAACTCCAACTCAGGCTGCTCATCCTTACCGGCTGATTCCCTCACACTTTGCGGTGTCCGCTGCTCCAGAGCAACCCTTGGCCTAACCATGGTCTCCCTTCCCACTGTTGCTGTCTTGTTCTCGTTTCCAACATGTTGAGTCCATGTGTCCATCTCTAACACCAAAAGGCACTATTGTAGATCCTGTTCATCAGTCAAAGTGCTCACCTCCGTATCCCACATAGTTATGTGGTGATTGGAAATTAGCTTTAGCCCCAGGATGGGCTCAAAGCTTCATGCCCCAAGGATGGGGTGTACTAACAGACAAGCATAAACCCCAACCATTTTAACAACAGTCCAAGGAAGGACTTCATCCGGGAAAAGTTAGTTTCAGCCCTAGCAAGACAAGGCTGTAGCTAAAGAAACTCTAACAGTCAAGCATGACCCAGGGAGGGTTAATTCATGATGATGCTAGTCAAATTGGACAACAATGACAGCTAAACAACTGATTGAACTAGCATGCCACTCCCACGTATAATCAGTAGAATCCCAACCGTATCTAGCTTAGGCATGGTGCTTCTGGGTGAAGCATGAACCATTTAGTGTCTCTAATCTTTAGTCTTGGTGTTACCTAGAGCAAATGAATTTGACATATGACCAGCTACTACTTCTTGTGTAACCAACCGTCCACTTTTCTATGCAAATGATTAGATGCACCAACTAACATTTCATATGATCTTTCAGTTGATAGCTTGCATCTAGGTGGTCAAGGCTCTAAGGAGAGCCTGTGCCCCTAATCAGAGACAGGTTCAGAGTAGTGCTAATGTTTGTTTTTAGCACTTGGCACTACCTCCCGTCATTCCAAACACAGTATTGGGTACTCCAAAGAAGGCTTTGGAGTAGTCAAGCACTGCTGTGTGACTCATTAACACAATGGCCCATAGATAAATTTTTATTGTCTTGGGTCACCCACTCATGTAGATGTCACTTCTTGGTGTTACTACCATGGTTAGGTCCAGGTCTCctcctgcccccccccccccccccccccgcctcccctcccctcccttccccttctctctgTCTCTTCGCAGTGCAGAGACCTTGCTGTTAATCTACTATTCTCAAGCATGGTGGTTGTAATAATAAAGTAGCACTATGCTACTTGTAGGACATGAAGAACTATTTGTTATTTCACCCTTCATATGTACTTAATATCTTGTCCATTTCAATTCAGTAGTTGGTACAATTATTTCCAACCATTGCAGTACCATATAATGTTGTGTAAAATACCACTATGGTGCACATTTCTTAGTCACCAGTCTTTCAATTGCATGTGTTCCGGTTGAATGTAAAATTACATCTGTGAAAGTATGCCTTTAGAAGCATTAACTTTGTATAATAGGTATGAACACTAGGAAGGCTAAGAACCTTGAGTTGACCACCCCACGGCCCCACCCAGTAGTGTGCTACTGTGTTAGTATGCTATCCATCGATGTCTCAGTGAGACATGGGACCCTTCACTTGTTGGACATCCTAATACTGAAATATGGCATCATCAGTGTGGTACTATGAAAAAATTGTGCCCTCGTTTCTTTTTGGAAGGGATAGTGATCAACAGCTTCAATACAAGATTAAGCAAAAATCATAAGCAGTACAGCATCTGACCTAATAATCATGTGAAGGAATTGGTAAGTTAGCATAAGTGGAAAGAATTACCTAGTAATCTTGAAGTTGAAAACACGTTAGTATTGGATGGAGCAATGACTAACATGCAAAACATTTCATCCAAGGTGCTACCTACTTGCACTGATGCATATGGAATATCCAATTAAgaatattgaaaaaaaaaagagctatCCAGCTTTCATGAACATGGGCTCAGGGATTTAGATGATAGAACAAGCCGTCGTAGGCAAACAGTTCAGACCATTAGTTGCATTGGTAGCTTACATATAGTCTCACCTACATGACAACCTAAGCTTCAAACATTTATGTGTTCACATCCCTTATAAGAAAGAGAAGCATGTCTAGTGCAAATGGATAGCCCATTAAACGACAATGGTCCACATACCACGAACTGGAAGTATGCAAAAGCTCATATGGCGAACACTAACATAGTAACATTAGTCATCTATGACATATCTTCATGGTAGAGATGAAGTCCAAGACCAAGACGTGCACAAGCACGACGAAAAGCCATAGCTTCTGCCTTCTGCACGGGATCTCCATAGCCTGTATCATCGACAGAAGCAGTTCCAGTGGCCTCTCTGTAGATCTGattggaaaaaaagagagagagcagGCAACAGTGTCAAGATATTCTTTATGTTAGTTCTAGCCATATATTATATATTAAACAAAACTACTTGCAGTTACAACAGCATAACACAGAGAAACCGCTGTCAACAAGTTAACAGTTCACCATTATCAGCAAATGCCATACAATAACACTGAGATGAATTGACATTAACGATGGAATACTGAGGATCCTCACGTTGTCAAACGAAAGTATAAAATCTTACATATTTATTAATGTTTGTCCAGCATCTTGACTCTGTTTGCTTATGTTTTAATTATGTGCTAGAATTAGAAGACTGTATCATCCAAAATGGAtccatttttttcaaataatATGGGACCTCCCTTTGCATCTTTCAGTACTAACAAAAACAGAACAAACATTGGCATAGACAAACAGGCATGGCCAATTAGCAAAAGTGCCATAATAATTGGCAGGCAACAAAAAAGCCATTTTGTTCAGAAACCAAAAATCTCCAAACAGAGATGAAACTAAAAGGATCCAATAACAAAAACATGACTATGCAGCACAAAACTTGCATAATCAAACCTTCATGAATTATGATCCACGAATCATCAGAACAAATTAAGTGTCAACAGAAGAGGATCAGTAGACATACAGAAAAGAAAGGCTCAAAATAACAGCTGGGAACTGGCAAATCTAAGACAACTGGTGAACATCAATATTCAATGATCACAGTTAACCAGTAGATTGTCAAAGACGAATGGAAGCAGATTTATCCATTGATCACCAATATCCAAATGTAAGCCACAAGCCCAGCCAATTTCTCAGGTTTCAGAATAACCTTTAGTTATAGAGATCAGTCATGAATATATAAAAACATTTTCTGGAAGAGGAGGTACCTCCGCATCAATCCCATGAAGAGTCACACGGTAGACAACAGATACAGATTTCCCATCAGATGAATAAACAATGCTGCGGACCTCACCAGACCACTCTGTAATGGATGCAAAAGGGTTTAAGTAGAAAAAGAAATGTAACTCCTCAACAGTTCAACCTCTTCGAACTTATGCTGTCAACAAGAGGGCAAACAAATATCTGATTTAACGATGAACACAAGCTTACCAGGAGCATGTATGTTGAGAATTTTGTTCACAATGTGCCTGCAAGAGGCATCAGAAGTGAGATCCTATGCTACCATGTCAccttatatataaaaaagaaaagaaaagaaaaaaaggaaatgagtCGGGATAATGCGTATATAGCTTATTGAATCCAGCCTTTTTTTCCTCTATACGATGTCCATGGtataaaaattaaaacagcTATTAACTGTAAACCATAAAGAAAGTATGGCTCTTGGATTGCAAAGAAGGGCCTTCAGGTTGTCAAGATTCGAGAGCTAAAAAGGCCAAATATGTGAAATGTGAAATTCTCCTAAGAGTTCTGATTCGAGATTCGGTCTGTTTTATGGTTATTACAAGTGCTCAGTTCATGAAAGTAATCTTAGAATTGTTCTGCAGGAGCAACCTCTTCAGCTTAGAAAGGGCATGGATTAAGTTATTCTATAGAAGTGTGGTAACTTTCGTCCAAGCTAATAATTCATCAGCCATCAAGTTGATCAATCCTCTGTTAGCGGATCGCCAACTGCAACTTTGAGAACAGTACTGAAGGCATGACCCAACAATCAAGTAGCTCTTACTAGATGTTATCTGACTTCAGAGAACTACTCATTTATAACACGTTTATTTTACAGTAGATTGTTCTGGGGAAAAAATGATTCGAAGAACCTACCCATCAACTCATTTGTTGTTAAGAAAAAGGGAAATATCCCGATTTCAATTAGCGAAACCAGGACACCTACTCATGAACTCAGTAATGTCTTACTCAAACATAACCTGCACTGGACTAATCGATCGGAGCATTGCACGATAGAAGCAAAGGTTCGATGGGTAATCGCTACCGATCGAGCGGGTAGGCTTACCATGGGATGTACTTGATAGCGAAGCCGTTATCCTCGACGCGGGTCTTCACGAGGGAGTCGGGAACCCTCTTCCCGAGCTCCTTGAGGACCTCGGCGAGCGGCTTGCTGATGCCCTCGGTGGGGGCGgcaacctcgccgccggcgaagtcgTTCTCCTCCTCCGACGGGAGCTCCGGTTCCTGCGGCCGCCGGGACGCGCGGGCCTTCGCGGCGAAGGGGCGCGCGAGGCGAGGGgtgggcgcgcggcggaggaggtggcgggctAGTGCACCGGGAGCCATGGCGGGGCGGAGGGACGAGGGAGCCTCGGGGAATGCGAGGGGAGGGGTTTGGTTGGGTTTTGCGAATGGAAGGAGGCGAGGTATTCGAGAGGCGCGTTCGCACATCCACCTATGCCAAGTACATGGGTGTCGTCAAATAGGTGATCTCATACATTAACATGTAATTTTGAGACGATTCAACAGGCAACACGTACAATAGATTTTACGTtatcctataagttgtctggtattGGTAtgtaattccttaatttgtgcataagaaaaataaaatattatgagttgcatggcaataaTAACTCATGCAATGAATGTTAAGttatctcgtagtcctacaatttagctcatgaggtggttgtttcgtgAAGCAAcggcctctttctctctcctcgctctccctcctccacatcatcaaaaatcctacatggcactacatgagacgacctataagaccgctgacgtgtagcaatgtacttgccctaagggcgtgtttggagTTTAGCTCCTGTCACGTTGATCCTGATCACGAtcaggaggattaaatatgagttaattataaaactaattgcagaagtctgggctaattcacgagacgaatctattaaacctaattaatctatcattagcaaaatggttactgtagcaccacattatcaaatcatggactaattaaacttaatagattcgtctcgcgaattagcctccatctatgcaatcagttatataattagcttatatttaatactcctaattagtatcaaatatccaacgtgatagggactaaagtttagcccttagaatcaaacaggacctaaatcaCCTAATAATATGATCCAGTTTGTGCATTTGAAATAAAAATGGCATTCAATTTTTTATGAAGCAAGAGGTTTTAGAAGGTGTTTGGCaacactccactccagaaaaaataGCTCTATTTTACCAACTCCACAAAATTCCCTGCCAAACAcgtccagctccagaaaaaacgTGGAGCTAGGAGTCAGTTCCACATTTTTCCTGGAGTACATCAGGGGGTGCTAAAAAAATATCAGTTTCAGACTTCCTCGTGGAGTTGAGGGTTATTTACTCACCTTTACCACTTGTTAATTTTTCCTTACCGCTCATTGTCTCCGttttccccctcctcctcgtccgacTCGTCCGCAGCCTTCCTgtcgccgccccgccgtccTCCGTGCGGCGCACCTCCCCCACCTTCCCCGACCACACCGGCACCCTCACCGGCGACCACTGCCTCGGCGCGGCAGCGCCTGCTCCCGGCGTCACCGCCCTCATGGGAATGGCCACACAGAGGGACGATATCCTGAAGCTCTGCGGCACCGTGTGCGCGCGACGCctcgcgcggggcggcggcggcggctgcacgtCGAGGCACCGGCGGGACGGCCCACCCGCCTTAGCTGGACGCCCACACGATGTCATGCTCGTCGAGCTCGAACAACGGGGTGTGAGGGCCCGACTCCAGCTTCCTGAAGCAGCTGAGAACCCGGAGCGACCCCACGCCCGGCGCCCTCGGCATCGCCATTGGCGCACAACAGACCGCCGATCCCTTgagctcctccctcccctcgtGCTGTTGAGGCTCCTCATGCTGTTGAGGCTGTACGGACGGCTACGCCCCGAGTGATTGTGTTGGTTTTGGCGGCTACGCTGAGTGATTGTGCTCCTCGCGGCTGGCTGCTGTTAGCTGGCCACAAGGCACCGAGGCTGCAGCAGATCTAgagaggacgacggcggcggggataAGGCGTTGCCCATGGTATGGAGCTCAGGATCTGAAAAGAGAGAGGGATCGAGAGGaggggagaagagaggagagactAACACGTGGACCCATTCACAAAGgataaaatagactattcacaacAAGTTTCCATGTTTGTGGAGCTGCAGCACTGCAATCAGCTAAACACATATTCCACGTTTTCCTGGAGTTGGTGGAATGAAGTTTTTTCAAGAGTGGAGtgttgccaaacacccccttaattggAATAAATTAGTTTTTTCTCAATCAAAAGAGCGAGATATTCCAAAAGAGAGGTAGTATTAATTGGAAAGCTAGAATAGATATCATCTCCCCTAAGCAGCCGAGGCTTAAAATCTTAATTTTAAAAATTCGAATATAGTTATTTCATTTTAAAttgtttttctaaaattttattaTGCATATGGATACACACTATTTTATAATACTTTAATTTTAAAATTAGAGAATTTGTTCAAATGGAGGCTTTAAATTCGATAGTTATTGTACCTTTTGCCTTGTGCCCGTGTGATGACAACAGTTTTGCTGGCGCATCTTCTAAACATTTCCCTCTTTAGCTGAAGCCCACCAAATTTCCAACACTCCACCACGGCCAGATTTTCATTTAAGGGAAAATTGTTCTGTAGCATTGAAAGATCGCGACTTCCGTAACATACCACTGAAAGATATTGGCCTCGTAAAATACCACTTAAAGGTGCAGTGCTCAACTAAAAATACCAATCTGTTAGATTTCAGTGTCAGCTCTGTTaacttggaaaaaaaataccCCCAAACCGGTACCTGACGACTAGAAATGTAAGAAACAAGCCCAGGGCCAGCTTACTATACAAGTCACCACATGCACTAAATATTGACAAACATATGAAAAATATTATTCAGGTTCAACACATGGACTAATATTGATTAACACATCTTGCAAGCAACATAGTGACTAATAAAATATATCCTATAGTGACTAATGAAACACATCCTACAACCAACATAGCGCAATGCTCCAACACATACAGGAGCCAACTTAGGTTCAGTACACATGCAGGATCCAACTTAGGTTCACTACAGGAACCATATTGCTATGATCCAACATATGCAGAACAACATATGCTCAAAATATGTTCAGTACATGACTTTTTCATACAGCAACAGTTCAATAAAATGATTCAGGATCACACTAGCCTGATGACCCTCCTAGAAATACCTCTTGGTGATATATCTAGTTGTGCTACCATTCTTTTTTATGTTGGTCCTGAACTAACTGGTGCTTAGATGGCTAAGGAAGCAGAGGGGCTAGCTGTAGCTGTAATAGGTTCTTGAGTGACTTGAAAAGGTAGAGGTTATTCCTGTACCATTCTTCTTGGACTTTTAGAAGCATTCTTGCATTTTGAAGTACCACCTCCTCCCTTTCGTTTACTACATAATAGCAATGTAATCAAGTCATTTTGCATGTGGAAAAAAGAAACCAAATTAGAAAAACATGTAGCTTGAGGTTCAACTTACCTAGATTTGGGTAATTCAACAGCAAGAGTAGGGGGCTTAGAAAAAGTAGAGGTTGTTCATGTACCATTCTTCTTAGACTTTTTGAAAGCATTCTTGCATTTTTGAAGTACCACCTCCTCCCTTTCTTTTACTGTAGAACAACAATGTAATCAAGTCATTTTGCATGTGGGAAAAAAGAAACCATATTAGCAAAAATATGCAGCTTACCTAGATTTGGCACGAAGTGATGGTGCTAATTCAGCAGCAAGTTCAGTAGAGGGCTCACGACATCCCTTTTCAATATGCCCAAACTGGAAGCATCTCTTGCGTTGGTAAGATCCCTTTACCCTGGCTCACTTCTACTATTGATTCTTTTCACTTTACATCTACTTGCAGCCCTTCCTAATTTTGGAGGCAACATTTCAAACCCAGGATCAACCATATGCCATTGTGTCATGTCAACCATCGGGTTTACCTCAAACTGATAAGTAGTCTTGAAATGCTCAAGTGAGTAGTATTCATGCACATAGTCCTCAAGTTTCACCTTTCTCAATGAACCTATGAAACATATAGCATGTGTGCAAGGCTTACCGAAAATCTGCCACTGACCCATGAGCATGTTTTCAGCTCAAGATCTATTGCCTGCCTCCAAGGACACttttccatctttcttcttcttgcaatCAATCTCTACTATGCTTCCAAGATATGTAGCTTCTAACTCTACTTTGAAACTCCACAATGTTTTGAAGCTGTCCTCCCAAGTGCCATGGAGTCCTTCAAGTGCACATTATCTTCCTTCCCACACCTTGTTATATGGTAGTTTGATTGGGAATTGTTGTTCAAGTTGATCCTTCATCTTCTTTGCTCTCATGGATGGATTTGACCTGAGTATCTCTTTTGCCCTATCGGTGATCTAACCTTTAGTGGCTTCCTTACCCTTCGCTTGGCTTGTGCTCGTGTATGTATGCCCTTTTGAAATGGAGACAATCTGAAAATGAAAGACACATGATCAATGATATGAAAGTGAGAAGAAAACATGTATATAACAGATCTAAACTATTATGAAATATGGACAAAACATGTATACAATAGATCTgaaccattatgaaaatatggtATACCATGAAAGTATGAAAGTAGGGCAGCCAAGAAGTTTCTTTGCATGTATTTTCCATTCAAAAAACTGAATCGACACATCTTGCCCTGTACCTTGTTGTGTCACTATGCTCCACAAATGTCTGGAACACCCTTTTAATTGCATATTGCTTGATTATCAAGACGAAAGCATTTTTATTAGCAAATGTGGatcctttctttatttttaggTTGTCTATGTCATATGTAGTGTGTGCAGCATATACAACATCTTTCATCATAGTGGCTTCATCACTTGGTACAGCATCTGTACCTTCATTTACCTTCCCTCTCTTCTCcactttcttcttttccttttgttgttTCTTGAAATATCTCCATTCTTCATCTGCTTCAATGGGATCATCTCCCTCAGGGTCAAAACCATGGTCCATatagtgctcctcctcctcctcctcctctactctAGCATGACCAGCTGCTGAAACCCCAAGTTCTGGTTCATCTGCTCATTCTTGACCTTCATATTCTGCACCAACAACTTTACCTTGACATTCATTGCTGACTAGAACTTGTAAGTTATTATTCTCATCTATGACCTGACTTTGATCCTCCATTTGAGTGACATTCCCAACAACACCAACATGTTAACATCTATCAACAGTCATGATGAACTTCACACAATTTTTGAAACCCGCAGCAAGATAAGAAGCTGATCAGTAGCAAGGCGAGTTGTTTGAACTTTTTTTAtctgcaaataaaaaaattacctCCTGGTTGCTTGCCCAAGTAAAGTGTTTGAAAACATCTTTCTCCATGTCAATGATGGAGTACTCATCTGAATCTACCCACTATTCCAAACATCTGCCCTTTTCATCGCTCGACCATCTTCAATAGTTGGGAAGGAGGATACATCAATCACTACTCTACAAGCATTGTTCTCATCGATCCTGAAAATAGTAGCAGTGCAGAAATTAACAACACTTCTAAGGGATCCCCACTTCTAATCCATTTGACTCATTTGTTGCAATTCCCCTTAAAGCAGTACTGTTTAGTTCCAATCGCATACCAAAATCGATCCATGTATCTGACAACACGTGTGTTTTACAACTAATTTCAACAATATAACTAATTTCCTAGAAACATAAGAGGAACAATGAGCAGTAACAGGGATAGGACGAGCTAGGGTTTCTGTCTTACCATTCGGAGATCTCCATTGGATGCATCTGATGACACCGAGCTCGAGGGACCGCCTAATGACGTCAGGTTGGGCAGTGGACAGTGGCAAATcgggcggcgggtgggcggACGCTGGCGGAGGGCGCCCAGCCGTGGGTCTGCCTCGAGGGTGGCCGTCTGGGAATGCCTGTGTGCCGGTACTCCCACCTGCAGGGATGGGTTGGATCGTAGGTGCTAGGAGGGGCGACGTCGCAGGTGCTGGGTTGGGTGGCGCCGCTGGGTGGGAGGGTGACGGGTCCAGGCGAGGCGAGGGGAGGGTGACGGATCGGGTGGATAATGCTTAGGACTTGATTTTCTTCTGGTCCTCAAGTTAAGGGTAGCATGGTCATTTCATTCGCTGTGCTGAAAagtataaaaataaatttttggTGAAAAAATATAATGGAGTGGGAGTTTGTATTTTACGTTTCGATGCTACGTAATCAATTTTCCTTCGTTCAAATCGAAtcgctcctctcctccccaacaccgcctccacctccacctccactccgCTCCTTCCCCCAAACCTATCGCCCCCTCGCATCCAGTACAAAACCCTAGGAACCAGCCGAAGCTTCCAGAACCTCGGGGCGGGGAGGCGAGAACCACTGCGAAGGCGGCGAGATGATCCTCCGCACCCCACCACAGCGGAAGCGCCGCGCCGACACCGACAACGACGCCGACCTCGTTGTTGTCaagtccggcggcggcgcgagcgcggcCGGCCGGAGTCCAGTTTCCGACCGCCGCATGGTTCTCTACGACCGCCCCACCGCCCTCGTGCCCGCCGGCGCCCCAGGGGAGCAGTTCGACGACATGGTCTGCACGTACCACTGCCGCCAGATGGTGAGATCGTCTTGGCCCTTCCTTGTGCTGCTATGGTTTAGCTCATTGGACCCGTGTAACATTTCATCACAGCGATTGGGAGCTGCCTTCTGGCGCCCTGATACTACCCCAATTTGTCATTAGAGTCGGTTTACATAATAATTTGCTGGTTGGGCCAAGGAAATCCCTGAAATGAAGACACTGTGCTTTGATATTGTAATTCTAAGTTTGTATGCCGTTTGATAGGCATGTTAAtgtttttgtttggtttttggCATGTGGGcgtttctgaattctgaaaggTGAAATCAGAGTTCGTGGTGGCATTGAACACTGCAGAGAAGCAAGTTCAGGAGTATCAAACAAAAATTGATGCATTGGAGGAGCAATTATCCAAGAGTGGTATGCTTTGGTTTACCATGATTTTAtcattactccctccgtaccaTTTTACCAGGCGCACACCCATTTTTCAAATCTACCAGTATAGGAGGCGAGCTGGGTTATCAAGGATCATTTAATTACTCGGGTGTACTAAAAACGAGAGAAAAAGAGCGCACTCAGTTTGGGAGTGAAAAATACGCGCAACAGGTAGGCAACGGAGAG encodes the following:
- the LOC117856998 gene encoding DNA repair RAD52-like protein 1, mitochondrial; the protein is MAPGALARHLLRRAPTPRLARPFAAKARASRRPQEPELPSEEENDFAGGEVAAPTEGISKPLAEVLKELGKRVPDSLVKTRVEDNGFAIKYIPWHIVNKILNIHAPEWSGEVRSIVYSSDGKSVSVVYRVTLHGIDAEIYREATGTASVDDTGYGDPVQKAEAMAFRRACARLGLGLHLYHEDMS